A genomic segment from Nitrososphaera sp. encodes:
- a CDS encoding winged helix-turn-helix domain-containing protein codes for MKYRSRTEIVAMILDAANGGATKTKIMYRAFLSYAQLREYLSVLIENDLLEYVEGTQTYKTTEKGLTFQKMHNEIGELLQTTVKSR; via the coding sequence TTGAAATACAGAAGCAGAACAGAAATCGTAGCGATGATCCTAGATGCGGCTAATGGCGGGGCGACCAAGACGAAGATAATGTACAGGGCCTTCCTCAGTTATGCGCAGCTCAGGGAGTATCTCTCGGTTCTAATCGAAAACGACCTGCTCGAGTATGTCGAAGGAACACAGACTTACAAGACAACCGAAAAAGGCCTGACGTTCCAAAAGATGCATAACGAGATAGGCGAACTGCTCCAGACTACGGTCAAGAGCCGCTGA
- a CDS encoding CdvA-like protein, with amino-acid sequence MSEEKLGFVGKQVKDIYGTYIGRVVGLITEIDGEIETASVDCGSGGLKQLPYEQLVIQGDYVFFIPRWRLEAQKLLRQKSLTLKRIKALQEIVSENDSMKEDAELVYLKYDRKLHELEEQQKSIDAKLDARIGELDSESKNVKGVLFDAKLQFRSNEMREETYQQIKIQTDELLEHITNEKTEISNVRAKLAAQTIENISGSSAESTPTADVTAQPANTAESQAPVAAAVTAEGHTESIPIVTAVTTPEAEAPAAEQTTTTESSWLNQVIQKQ; translated from the coding sequence ATGAGCGAAGAAAAGCTCGGATTTGTAGGCAAGCAGGTCAAGGACATCTATGGTACTTACATCGGACGCGTCGTCGGACTAATCACGGAGATCGATGGCGAGATAGAAACCGCCAGCGTCGACTGTGGCTCTGGTGGTCTGAAGCAACTACCATACGAGCAACTGGTTATCCAAGGCGACTACGTGTTCTTTATTCCAAGGTGGAGGCTTGAGGCGCAGAAGCTGTTGCGCCAAAAGTCGCTGACTTTAAAGAGAATAAAGGCTCTGCAGGAAATCGTCTCAGAGAACGACTCCATGAAGGAAGACGCAGAGCTGGTTTACCTGAAATACGACCGGAAACTGCACGAGCTTGAAGAGCAACAAAAGTCCATCGATGCCAAGCTCGATGCGCGAATCGGCGAGCTTGACTCCGAGAGCAAGAACGTCAAGGGCGTGCTCTTTGATGCAAAGCTTCAGTTTAGAAGCAACGAGATGAGAGAAGAAACCTATCAGCAAATCAAGATACAGACAGACGAGCTGCTAGAGCACATCACAAACGAAAAGACGGAAATTTCCAACGTCAGGGCAAAGCTGGCCGCTCAAACAATCGAGAACATATCCGGGTCATCCGCGGAATCGACCCCTACTGCTGATGTGACTGCGCAGCCCGCAAATACTGCCGAGTCACAAGCTCCAGTTGCAGCGGCTGTGACTGCCGAGGGCCACACCGAAAGCATCCCAATAGTAACCGCGGTTACGACGCCCGAGGCCGAAGCACCTGCAGCCGAGCAGACAACAACTACCGAGTCAAGCTGGCTTAACCAGGTCATCCAAAAGCAATAG
- a CDS encoding FAD-dependent thymidylate synthase, with the protein MSADSGSEYFTDEEKSVLTGHFSNSDRPVFAIITPRQVDRGALMSRYSRSDKNMRRVFLDEFAQNPDRGEEFYRKVLMEYGDDSVAELGEAQVAIEGISNVAAKKIEDRRIGLSYLEKSSRYVAFDKKVRGQFKYHREKAIMESRFADSYLSACDLSFETYSRAIEPMQRFLTDRFPIEGLTFLDSRTQAEVAFDKLVLDQDVKAAQRVYASTIRARALDDLRGLLPASTLTNVGISGNGRAFEYLLSMLYGSPLEEMKTLASSLNEELARVIPAFVRRANDRHGKSLQGYMSLTSGDMQSLAAKYRTVDSEPVLPSPRLLDYDPAEKAYASVAAAALFEFAGSSLSSLSETVSRLPPDRIVEIIRAYTAHRVSRRHRPGRAFEMTYYTFEFCSNFGMFRDLHRHRILTLERQLLSTRHGFEMPAEVEDAGLAKEFSECMDTSRGVYEEMAGTMPEQAQYVVNFAYRYNFFIRLNLREACHIIELRTTPQGHPDYRQACQQMFLEIKRVHPHLAEGIRFVNLEGQQLERMASEKSLERKRRRG; encoded by the coding sequence TTGTCCGCCGACTCGGGCTCGGAATATTTTACCGACGAAGAAAAGTCGGTTCTCACCGGACACTTTTCAAATAGCGACAGGCCCGTGTTTGCCATAATAACGCCAAGGCAGGTCGACAGGGGAGCCCTGATGTCGAGGTACTCGCGCTCGGACAAGAACATGAGGAGAGTGTTTCTTGACGAGTTTGCTCAAAACCCTGACAGGGGCGAGGAGTTTTACCGCAAGGTTTTGATGGAGTACGGCGACGACTCGGTGGCCGAGCTGGGCGAGGCCCAGGTCGCAATTGAGGGGATCTCTAACGTCGCGGCAAAGAAGATCGAGGACAGGCGAATCGGGCTATCCTACCTTGAAAAATCCTCACGGTATGTAGCTTTTGACAAAAAGGTTCGCGGACAGTTCAAGTACCATCGGGAAAAGGCAATCATGGAATCGAGGTTTGCCGACTCTTATCTGAGCGCTTGTGATCTTTCATTTGAAACCTACAGTAGGGCTATTGAGCCGATGCAGCGGTTTCTCACAGATCGGTTTCCCATCGAGGGTCTCACATTCCTTGACTCTCGCACCCAGGCCGAAGTGGCATTTGACAAGCTTGTGCTAGACCAAGATGTCAAGGCTGCGCAGAGGGTTTATGCCTCCACAATCCGCGCCCGGGCACTTGACGACCTCCGGGGGCTGCTTCCTGCGTCCACGCTTACGAATGTGGGCATCTCGGGAAATGGCAGGGCTTTCGAGTACCTGCTTTCAATGCTTTACGGCTCACCGCTTGAGGAGATGAAGACTCTGGCAAGCTCCCTTAACGAAGAGCTCGCCCGGGTCATACCAGCCTTTGTACGGAGGGCCAACGACCGCCACGGCAAATCTCTTCAGGGGTACATGTCGCTCACGTCAGGTGATATGCAGAGCCTGGCGGCAAAGTATCGCACTGTGGATTCGGAGCCGGTCCTGCCATCCCCGCGACTGCTAGATTACGATCCGGCCGAAAAGGCGTATGCGAGCGTCGCAGCCGCCGCACTTTTCGAGTTCGCGGGAAGCTCGCTATCAAGCCTGTCCGAGACGGTCAGCAGGCTCCCGCCAGACAGGATTGTGGAGATAATCCGGGCCTACACCGCGCACAGGGTCAGCCGCCGCCACCGGCCGGGCAGGGCATTTGAAATGACCTACTATACTTTCGAGTTCTGTTCTAATTTCGGCATGTTCCGTGACCTGCATAGGCACAGGATACTGACGCTGGAAAGGCAGCTTCTCTCCACTAGACACGGATTTGAAATGCCTGCAGAGGTTGAGGACGCGGGCCTTGCAAAAGAGTTTTCCGAGTGCATGGACACTTCAAGAGGCGTCTACGAAGAGATGGCAGGCACCATGCCGGAGCAAGCGCAATATGTCGTGAACTTTGCCTACAGGTACAATTTCTTTATCAGGCTGAACCTGCGTGAAGCCTGCCACATAATAGAGCTTCGTACGACTCCCCAAGGCCACCCCGACTACAGGCAGGCCTGCCAGCAAATGTTCCTCGAGATAAAACGGGTCCATCCTCACCTTGCGGAGGGAATCAGGTTCGTCAATCTTGAAGGCCAGCAGCTCGAGCGCATGGCGTCTGAAAAATCGCTAGAGAGGAAAAGACGCCGGGGATAG